From Oncorhynchus nerka isolate Pitt River linkage group LG1, Oner_Uvic_2.0, whole genome shotgun sequence, the proteins below share one genomic window:
- the gpr155a gene encoding lysosomal cholesterol signaling protein isoform X2, whose protein sequence is MKVPANLNISYGDMDPPDTPPTMSIDKLFPALLECFGIILCGYIAGRANIITSTQAKGLGNFVSKFALPALLFKNMVLLDFGNVIWPFLWSILIAKVSVFFIVCVITLLVASPDTRFSKAGLFSIFATQSNDFALGYPIVEALYKNTHPEYLQYIYLVAPVSLMLLNPIGFAFCEIQKWRDQRDRQQNKLQIVGVVVLQVLKNPIVFMVVIGIIFHFILAQKIPAFMEQFVDGLANSFGGAALFYLGLSMVGQLGKLTRSTVVALILLITAKLLVMPLICREMVELLYADHTNSGLNQSSLSNYAFLYGVFPTAPSVAIYAAHYNMELQVVTSGMVLSTFLSAPIMYVSAWLLTIPWMDPKPLMDSLQNVSFNVSIISLVTLVWTVTVMFLSKKFKRLPHMFTLNLFLAQILACVGMILWNFVVRQDSFIGHVLTFTLLYGSLYSTYVWPGLIAFSLVLMKTGGELKVAPGFLVIAGWGVPGLVAAVLLITGKRMPDTIDSAFFYGTPQNICTSVVLAFSIVLSGGSLMGLSRGTWDSKYQVLERDSLLGTTEDLRPQSCPDTQTIPDMLEPGRARSINQECHMCDCAPSQPMPDMIVSTNKNDALLIEPGQCGTGCESTGCLLAQEEQQRQLADRQVARHVLLCLLLTVSLLANLSSCLWWLFNRVPGRLYLELQFFCAVVNYGQGFISFGIFGLDKHLIILPFKKRMSSLWHSMKPEEQPQLVVSDDIMMTCTQFTKYHKEQCVRDIVQKKSCGECLTGLLVNLSSDTQVWGEDGGGHFSWQ, encoded by the exons atgaAGGTCCCTGCCAACCTCAATATTTCCTATGGGGACATGGATCCCCCTGACACCCCTCCCACCATGTCCATTGACAAGCTCTTCCCAGCACTCCTGGAGTGCTTTGGGATCATCTTGTGTGGCTACATTGCTGGTCGAGCAAACATCATCACATCCACACAGGCCAAAGGATTGGGGAACTTTGTGTCCAAGTTTGCCCTCCCAGCATTGCTCTTTAAGAACATGGTACTCTTGGACTTTGGCAATGTCATCTGGCCATTTCTGTGGAGTATTCTCATCGCCaaagtgtctgtgtttttcattgtgtgtgtgattacacTACTGGTTGCCAGTCCCGACACTCGCTTCAGCAAAGCTGGTCTCTTCTCAATCTTTGCTACTCAAAGCAATGACTTTGCTTTGGGATATCCTATTG ttgagGCCTTGTATAAGAACACCCACCCGGAGTacctacagtacatctacctggtGGCCCCAGTGTCTCTTATGCTTCTCAACCCAATTGGCTTTGCCTTCTGTGAGATCCAGAAGTGGAGGGACCAGAGAGACCGGCAGCAGAACAAACTCCAAATAGTGGGTGTGGTCGTCCTTCAAGTTCTGAAGAACCCCATCGTCTTCATGGTTGTTATTGGCATCATCTTCCACTTCATCCTGGCCCAGAAGATCCCTGCTTTCATGGAGCAGTTTGTGGACGGCCTGGCCAACTCTTTTGGAGGAGCGGCTCTGTTCTACTTGGGCCTCTCCATGGTGGGCCAGTTGGGAAAGCTCACCAGGTCTACTGTTGTAGCCCTGATCCTGCTCATCACTGCAAAACT GTTGGTGATGCCGTTGATCTGTCGAGAAATGGTGGAGCTACTGTATGCCGACCACACCAACTCTGGTCTCAACCAATCCAGTCTCTCCAACTATGCCTTCCTCTATGGAGTCTTCCCTACCGCCCCCAGTGTGGCCATCTATGCTGCTCACTATAACATGGAGCTACAAGTT GTTACCTCGGGGATGGTACTAAGCACATTCCTCTCAGCTCCCATAATGTATGTTTCTGCTTGGTTGCTGACAATACCATGGATGGACCCTAAGCCATTGATGGATTCACTGCAGAATGTCAGCTTTAATGTCAGCATCATCAGCTTAGTTACACTG GTTTGGACAGTGACCGTCATGTTCCTGAGTAAGAAATTCAAGAGACTACCTCACATGTTCACCCTCAACCTGTTCCTGGCACAG ATTCTGGCTTGTGTCGGCATGATCCTGTGGAACTTTGTCGTGCGCCAAGACAGCTTCATTGGACACGTGTTGACGTTCACACTGTTGTATGGCTCACTGTACAGTACTTACGTGTGGCCAG GTCTGATAGCGTTTTCCCTTGTGCTGATGAAGACGGGTGGTGAGCTGAAGGTTGCGCCAGGCTTCCTGGTGATTGCAGGCTGGGG AGTCCCAGGCCTTGTGGCAGCAGTGCTCCTCATAACTGGGAAGAGGATGCCTGACACCATCGACTCTGCGTTCTTCTACGGGACACCCCAG AACATCTGCACCTCAGTTGTGCTTGCCTTCAGCATAGTGCTGAGTGGGGGCTCATTGATGGGCCTCAGTCGAGGAACATGGGATTCGAAGTACCAGGTCCTGGAGAGAGACTCTCTGTTGGGCACTACTGAGGATCTGAGGCCCCAGAGTTGTCCCGATACCCAAACTATCCCAGATATGTTGGAGCCAGGCAGAGCCAGAAGCATCAACCAAG aGTGCCATATGTGTGACTGTGCTCCGTCCCAGCCCATGCCTGATATGATTGTCAGCACAAACAAAAATGACGCTCTTCTCATCGAGCCAG GTCAGTGTGGGACTGGCTGTGAGTCCACAGGCTGTCTACTGGCCCAGGAGGAGCagcagaggcagctagcagacagacaggtggcccGCCACGTGCTCCTATGCCTGCTACTGACCGTCAGCCTATTAGCT AACCTGTCCAGCTGCCTGTGGTGGCTGTTTAATCGCGTTCCTGGGAGACTCTACTTAGAGCTGCAATTCTTCTGTGCTGTGGTCAACTATGGACAG GGCTTCATCTCATTCGGGATTTTTGGTCTGGACAAACATCTGATAATACTGCCATTTAAAAAGAG GATGTCCAGTCTGTGGCATAGTATGAAGCCAGAGGAGCAGCCTCAACTGGTTGTGTCTGACGACATCATGATGACCTGCACTCAATTCACCAAATACCACAAAGAGCAGTGTGTCCGGGACATTGTCCAGAAGAAGAG CTGTGGGGAGTGCCTAACTGGCCTGTTGGTGAATCTGTCCTCCGACACACAGGTGTGGGGAGAGGATGGTGGCGGACACTTTTCTTGGCAGTGA
- the gpr155a gene encoding lysosomal cholesterol signaling protein isoform X3, translated as MKVPANLNISYGDMDPPDTPPTMSIDKLFPALLECFGIILCGYIAGRANIITSTQAKGLGNFVSKFALPALLFKNMVLLDFGNVIWPFLWSILIAKVSVFFIVCVITLLVASPDTRFSKAGLFSIFATQSNDFALGYPIVEALYKNTHPEYLQYIYLVAPVSLMLLNPIGFAFCEIQKWRDQRDRQQNKLQIVGVVVLQVLKNPIVFMVVIGIIFHFILAQKIPAFMEQFVDGLANSFGGAALFYLGLSMVGQLGKLTRSTVVALILLITAKLLVMPLICREMVELLYADHTNSGLNQSSLSNYAFLYGVFPTAPSVAIYAAHYNMELQVVTSGMVLSTFLSAPIMYVSAWLLTIPWMDPKPLMDSLQNVSFNVSIISLVTLVWTVTVMFLSKKFKRLPHMFTLNLFLAQILACVGMILWNFVVRQDSFIGHVLTFTLLYGSLYSTYVWPGLIAFSLVLMKTGGELKVAPGFLVIAGWGVPGLVAAVLLITGKRMPDTIDSAFFYGTPQNICTSVVLAFSIVLSGGSLMGLSRGTWDSKYQVLERDSLLGTTEDLRPQSCPDTQTIPDMLEPGRARSINQECHMCDCAPSQPMPDMIVSTNKNDALLIEPGQCGTGCESTGCLLAQEEQQRQLADRQVARHVLLCLLLTVSLLAVSDSASHKAPSG; from the exons atgaAGGTCCCTGCCAACCTCAATATTTCCTATGGGGACATGGATCCCCCTGACACCCCTCCCACCATGTCCATTGACAAGCTCTTCCCAGCACTCCTGGAGTGCTTTGGGATCATCTTGTGTGGCTACATTGCTGGTCGAGCAAACATCATCACATCCACACAGGCCAAAGGATTGGGGAACTTTGTGTCCAAGTTTGCCCTCCCAGCATTGCTCTTTAAGAACATGGTACTCTTGGACTTTGGCAATGTCATCTGGCCATTTCTGTGGAGTATTCTCATCGCCaaagtgtctgtgtttttcattgtgtgtgtgattacacTACTGGTTGCCAGTCCCGACACTCGCTTCAGCAAAGCTGGTCTCTTCTCAATCTTTGCTACTCAAAGCAATGACTTTGCTTTGGGATATCCTATTG ttgagGCCTTGTATAAGAACACCCACCCGGAGTacctacagtacatctacctggtGGCCCCAGTGTCTCTTATGCTTCTCAACCCAATTGGCTTTGCCTTCTGTGAGATCCAGAAGTGGAGGGACCAGAGAGACCGGCAGCAGAACAAACTCCAAATAGTGGGTGTGGTCGTCCTTCAAGTTCTGAAGAACCCCATCGTCTTCATGGTTGTTATTGGCATCATCTTCCACTTCATCCTGGCCCAGAAGATCCCTGCTTTCATGGAGCAGTTTGTGGACGGCCTGGCCAACTCTTTTGGAGGAGCGGCTCTGTTCTACTTGGGCCTCTCCATGGTGGGCCAGTTGGGAAAGCTCACCAGGTCTACTGTTGTAGCCCTGATCCTGCTCATCACTGCAAAACT GTTGGTGATGCCGTTGATCTGTCGAGAAATGGTGGAGCTACTGTATGCCGACCACACCAACTCTGGTCTCAACCAATCCAGTCTCTCCAACTATGCCTTCCTCTATGGAGTCTTCCCTACCGCCCCCAGTGTGGCCATCTATGCTGCTCACTATAACATGGAGCTACAAGTT GTTACCTCGGGGATGGTACTAAGCACATTCCTCTCAGCTCCCATAATGTATGTTTCTGCTTGGTTGCTGACAATACCATGGATGGACCCTAAGCCATTGATGGATTCACTGCAGAATGTCAGCTTTAATGTCAGCATCATCAGCTTAGTTACACTG GTTTGGACAGTGACCGTCATGTTCCTGAGTAAGAAATTCAAGAGACTACCTCACATGTTCACCCTCAACCTGTTCCTGGCACAG ATTCTGGCTTGTGTCGGCATGATCCTGTGGAACTTTGTCGTGCGCCAAGACAGCTTCATTGGACACGTGTTGACGTTCACACTGTTGTATGGCTCACTGTACAGTACTTACGTGTGGCCAG GTCTGATAGCGTTTTCCCTTGTGCTGATGAAGACGGGTGGTGAGCTGAAGGTTGCGCCAGGCTTCCTGGTGATTGCAGGCTGGGG AGTCCCAGGCCTTGTGGCAGCAGTGCTCCTCATAACTGGGAAGAGGATGCCTGACACCATCGACTCTGCGTTCTTCTACGGGACACCCCAG AACATCTGCACCTCAGTTGTGCTTGCCTTCAGCATAGTGCTGAGTGGGGGCTCATTGATGGGCCTCAGTCGAGGAACATGGGATTCGAAGTACCAGGTCCTGGAGAGAGACTCTCTGTTGGGCACTACTGAGGATCTGAGGCCCCAGAGTTGTCCCGATACCCAAACTATCCCAGATATGTTGGAGCCAGGCAGAGCCAGAAGCATCAACCAAG aGTGCCATATGTGTGACTGTGCTCCGTCCCAGCCCATGCCTGATATGATTGTCAGCACAAACAAAAATGACGCTCTTCTCATCGAGCCAG GTCAGTGTGGGACTGGCTGTGAGTCCACAGGCTGTCTACTGGCCCAGGAGGAGCagcagaggcagctagcagacagacaggtggcccGCCACGTGCTCCTATGCCTGCTACTGACCGTCAGCCTATTAGCTGTGAGTGACTCAGCATCACACAAAGCTCCCTCAGGATAA
- the scrn3 gene encoding secernin-3 isoform X2 — MYPSSCDTFVALPPATQGQRIVFGKNSDRPCDEVQEVVYFPARDYNAGEKVECTYIEIEQAAHTNAVVLSRPAWLWGAEMGANEHQVCIGNEAVWGRESAEDEEALLGMDFVRLGLERAETAQKAVDVIAELLEKYGQGGNCMEDQSGFTYHNSFLISDRTEAWVMETSGKYWAAEKVGDGYRNISNQYSITTKIDKEHPGMREYAKSHGWWDGKAPFSFAETYSFMTTARIEASGSRYCEGRNLLERSKGHITAETMMEILRDKESGINMEGMFMTTGSMVSVVPTDSTLPGVHYFTGTPDPERSVFKPFIFVKDIKQLKQTSSPCYGPDDPVKKIPRFQSKPDRKHPLFIKHEVVARIIDSTKDKGKKIMQNMRVLEKEKMAEMEKLLSSGIEDPTSVVHLFSNSSQEELSVYSNI; from the exons ATGTACCCATCTTCCTGTGACACCTTTGTGGCTCTGCCCCCTGCCACCCAGGGACAGCGCATCGTCTTCGGAAAGAACTCCGACAGGCCCTGTGATGAGGTCCAGGAGGTGGTCTACTTCCCTGCAAGAGACTACAATGCAGGAGAAAAAGTTGAA TGCACATACATCGAAATTGAGCAGGCAGCCCATACCAATGCGGTTGTGCTGAGCAGACCAGCCTGGTTGTGGGGGGCTGAGATGGGGGCTAACGAGCATCAGGTGTGCATCGGAAATGAGGCAGTTTGGGGCAGAGAGAGTGCTGAGGATGAGGAGGCCCTTCTTGGCATGGATTTTGTCAG ACTTGGtctggagagagcagagactgcTCAGAAGGCTGTGGATGTTATTGCTGAGCTGCTGGAGAAATATGGCCAGGGAGGAAACTGCATGGAGGACCAGTCTGGCTTTACCTACCACAACAGCTTCCTCATCTCCGACAGGACGGAAGCCTGGGTGATGGAGACGTCTGGGAAGTACTGGGCAGCAGAGAAAGTGGGAG ATGGATATCGTAATATCTCCAATCAGTACTCCATAACAACCAAGATAGACAAGGAACACCCTGGGATGAGGGAGTATGCCAAGAGCCATGGCTGGTGGGACGGGAAGGCCCCGTTCAGTTTTGCTGAGACGTACTCTTTCATGACTACAGCCAGAATAGAGGCGTCTGGCAGCAGATACTGCGAAGGACGGAACCTACTAGAGCGAAGTAAAG GACACATCACAGCTGAGACAATGATGGAAATCCTGAGGGACAAGGAGAGTGGCATCAACATGGAGGGGATGTTCATGACAACAGGAAGCATGGTGTCTGTCGTACCAACAGACTCCACCCTGCCAGGGGTGCACTACTTCACTGGAACACCTGACCCTGAGAG GTCTGTTTTCAAACCTTTCATCTTTGTGAAAGACATTAAACAGTTGAAGCAAACTAGCTCTCCCTGTTATGGCCCTGATGACCCTGTGAAGAAGATACCCCGTTTCCAGAGCAAGCCAGATCGCAAACATCCACTGTTTATCAAACACGAGGTGGTGGCTCGAATCATTGACAGCACCAAG gaCAAAGGAAAGAAGATCATGCAGAATATGAGAGTGTTAGAAAAGGAGAAGATGGCTGAGATGGAGAAACTTTTATCAAGTGGTATTGAAGACCCGACTTCAGTTGTGCACCTGTTTTCTAACTCAAGCCAGGAAGAACTGAGCGTGTACAGTAACATTTAG
- the gpr155a gene encoding lysosomal cholesterol signaling protein isoform X1 codes for MKVPANLNISYGDMDPPDTPPTMSIDKLFPALLECFGIILCGYIAGRANIITSTQAKGLGNFVSKFALPALLFKNMVLLDFGNVIWPFLWSILIAKVSVFFIVCVITLLVASPDTRFSKAGLFSIFATQSNDFALGYPIVEALYKNTHPEYLQYIYLVAPVSLMLLNPIGFAFCEIQKWRDQRDRQQNKLQIVGVVVLQVLKNPIVFMVVIGIIFHFILAQKIPAFMEQFVDGLANSFGGAALFYLGLSMVGQLGKLTRSTVVALILLITAKLLVMPLICREMVELLYADHTNSGLNQSSLSNYAFLYGVFPTAPSVAIYAAHYNMELQVVTSGMVLSTFLSAPIMYVSAWLLTIPWMDPKPLMDSLQNVSFNVSIISLVTLVWTVTVMFLSKKFKRLPHMFTLNLFLAQILACVGMILWNFVVRQDSFIGHVLTFTLLYGSLYSTYVWPGLIAFSLVLMKTGGELKVAPGFLVIAGWGVPGLVAAVLLITGKRMPDTIDSAFFYGTPQNICTSVVLAFSIVLSGGSLMGLSRGTWDSKYQVLERDSLLGTTEDLRPQSCPDTQTIPDMLEPGRARSINQECHMCDCAPSQPMPDMIVSTNKNDALLIEPGQCGTGCESTGCLLAQEEQQRQLADRQVARHVLLCLLLTVSLLANLSSCLWWLFNRVPGRLYLELQFFCAVVNYGQGFISFGIFGLDKHLIILPFKKRMSSLWHSMKPEEQPQLVVSDDIMMTCTQFTKYHKEQCVRDIVQKKRCGERMVADTFLGSELVEWLLQVGLSQDRGEALLYGGRLQQGGVLQHITQEYGFQDDELHYRFTA; via the exons atgaAGGTCCCTGCCAACCTCAATATTTCCTATGGGGACATGGATCCCCCTGACACCCCTCCCACCATGTCCATTGACAAGCTCTTCCCAGCACTCCTGGAGTGCTTTGGGATCATCTTGTGTGGCTACATTGCTGGTCGAGCAAACATCATCACATCCACACAGGCCAAAGGATTGGGGAACTTTGTGTCCAAGTTTGCCCTCCCAGCATTGCTCTTTAAGAACATGGTACTCTTGGACTTTGGCAATGTCATCTGGCCATTTCTGTGGAGTATTCTCATCGCCaaagtgtctgtgtttttcattgtgtgtgtgattacacTACTGGTTGCCAGTCCCGACACTCGCTTCAGCAAAGCTGGTCTCTTCTCAATCTTTGCTACTCAAAGCAATGACTTTGCTTTGGGATATCCTATTG ttgagGCCTTGTATAAGAACACCCACCCGGAGTacctacagtacatctacctggtGGCCCCAGTGTCTCTTATGCTTCTCAACCCAATTGGCTTTGCCTTCTGTGAGATCCAGAAGTGGAGGGACCAGAGAGACCGGCAGCAGAACAAACTCCAAATAGTGGGTGTGGTCGTCCTTCAAGTTCTGAAGAACCCCATCGTCTTCATGGTTGTTATTGGCATCATCTTCCACTTCATCCTGGCCCAGAAGATCCCTGCTTTCATGGAGCAGTTTGTGGACGGCCTGGCCAACTCTTTTGGAGGAGCGGCTCTGTTCTACTTGGGCCTCTCCATGGTGGGCCAGTTGGGAAAGCTCACCAGGTCTACTGTTGTAGCCCTGATCCTGCTCATCACTGCAAAACT GTTGGTGATGCCGTTGATCTGTCGAGAAATGGTGGAGCTACTGTATGCCGACCACACCAACTCTGGTCTCAACCAATCCAGTCTCTCCAACTATGCCTTCCTCTATGGAGTCTTCCCTACCGCCCCCAGTGTGGCCATCTATGCTGCTCACTATAACATGGAGCTACAAGTT GTTACCTCGGGGATGGTACTAAGCACATTCCTCTCAGCTCCCATAATGTATGTTTCTGCTTGGTTGCTGACAATACCATGGATGGACCCTAAGCCATTGATGGATTCACTGCAGAATGTCAGCTTTAATGTCAGCATCATCAGCTTAGTTACACTG GTTTGGACAGTGACCGTCATGTTCCTGAGTAAGAAATTCAAGAGACTACCTCACATGTTCACCCTCAACCTGTTCCTGGCACAG ATTCTGGCTTGTGTCGGCATGATCCTGTGGAACTTTGTCGTGCGCCAAGACAGCTTCATTGGACACGTGTTGACGTTCACACTGTTGTATGGCTCACTGTACAGTACTTACGTGTGGCCAG GTCTGATAGCGTTTTCCCTTGTGCTGATGAAGACGGGTGGTGAGCTGAAGGTTGCGCCAGGCTTCCTGGTGATTGCAGGCTGGGG AGTCCCAGGCCTTGTGGCAGCAGTGCTCCTCATAACTGGGAAGAGGATGCCTGACACCATCGACTCTGCGTTCTTCTACGGGACACCCCAG AACATCTGCACCTCAGTTGTGCTTGCCTTCAGCATAGTGCTGAGTGGGGGCTCATTGATGGGCCTCAGTCGAGGAACATGGGATTCGAAGTACCAGGTCCTGGAGAGAGACTCTCTGTTGGGCACTACTGAGGATCTGAGGCCCCAGAGTTGTCCCGATACCCAAACTATCCCAGATATGTTGGAGCCAGGCAGAGCCAGAAGCATCAACCAAG aGTGCCATATGTGTGACTGTGCTCCGTCCCAGCCCATGCCTGATATGATTGTCAGCACAAACAAAAATGACGCTCTTCTCATCGAGCCAG GTCAGTGTGGGACTGGCTGTGAGTCCACAGGCTGTCTACTGGCCCAGGAGGAGCagcagaggcagctagcagacagacaggtggcccGCCACGTGCTCCTATGCCTGCTACTGACCGTCAGCCTATTAGCT AACCTGTCCAGCTGCCTGTGGTGGCTGTTTAATCGCGTTCCTGGGAGACTCTACTTAGAGCTGCAATTCTTCTGTGCTGTGGTCAACTATGGACAG GGCTTCATCTCATTCGGGATTTTTGGTCTGGACAAACATCTGATAATACTGCCATTTAAAAAGAG GATGTCCAGTCTGTGGCATAGTATGAAGCCAGAGGAGCAGCCTCAACTGGTTGTGTCTGACGACATCATGATGACCTGCACTCAATTCACCAAATACCACAAAGAGCAGTGTGTCCGGGACATTGTCCAGAAGAAGAG GTGTGGGGAGAGGATGGTGGCGGACACTTTTCTTGGCAGTGAGCTGGTGGAGTGGCTGTTGCAGGTGGGTCTGTCACAGGACCGAGGAGAGGCGCTGCTCTACGGTGGCCGACTGCAGCAGGGTGGGGTTCTCCAGCACATCACCCAGGAGTACGGCTTCCAAGATGACGAGCTGCACTACCGCTTCACAGCGTAA
- the scrn3 gene encoding secernin-3 isoform X1, translating to MIVDFRKQQRAPRPLMYPSSCDTFVALPPATQGQRIVFGKNSDRPCDEVQEVVYFPARDYNAGEKVECTYIEIEQAAHTNAVVLSRPAWLWGAEMGANEHQVCIGNEAVWGRESAEDEEALLGMDFVRLGLERAETAQKAVDVIAELLEKYGQGGNCMEDQSGFTYHNSFLISDRTEAWVMETSGKYWAAEKVGDGYRNISNQYSITTKIDKEHPGMREYAKSHGWWDGKAPFSFAETYSFMTTARIEASGSRYCEGRNLLERSKGHITAETMMEILRDKESGINMEGMFMTTGSMVSVVPTDSTLPGVHYFTGTPDPERSVFKPFIFVKDIKQLKQTSSPCYGPDDPVKKIPRFQSKPDRKHPLFIKHEVVARIIDSTKDKGKKIMQNMRVLEKEKMAEMEKLLSSGIEDPTSVVHLFSNSSQEELSVYSNI from the exons atgattgtggacttcaggaaacagcagagggcgcCGAGgccact AATGTACCCATCTTCCTGTGACACCTTTGTGGCTCTGCCCCCTGCCACCCAGGGACAGCGCATCGTCTTCGGAAAGAACTCCGACAGGCCCTGTGATGAGGTCCAGGAGGTGGTCTACTTCCCTGCAAGAGACTACAATGCAGGAGAAAAAGTTGAA TGCACATACATCGAAATTGAGCAGGCAGCCCATACCAATGCGGTTGTGCTGAGCAGACCAGCCTGGTTGTGGGGGGCTGAGATGGGGGCTAACGAGCATCAGGTGTGCATCGGAAATGAGGCAGTTTGGGGCAGAGAGAGTGCTGAGGATGAGGAGGCCCTTCTTGGCATGGATTTTGTCAG ACTTGGtctggagagagcagagactgcTCAGAAGGCTGTGGATGTTATTGCTGAGCTGCTGGAGAAATATGGCCAGGGAGGAAACTGCATGGAGGACCAGTCTGGCTTTACCTACCACAACAGCTTCCTCATCTCCGACAGGACGGAAGCCTGGGTGATGGAGACGTCTGGGAAGTACTGGGCAGCAGAGAAAGTGGGAG ATGGATATCGTAATATCTCCAATCAGTACTCCATAACAACCAAGATAGACAAGGAACACCCTGGGATGAGGGAGTATGCCAAGAGCCATGGCTGGTGGGACGGGAAGGCCCCGTTCAGTTTTGCTGAGACGTACTCTTTCATGACTACAGCCAGAATAGAGGCGTCTGGCAGCAGATACTGCGAAGGACGGAACCTACTAGAGCGAAGTAAAG GACACATCACAGCTGAGACAATGATGGAAATCCTGAGGGACAAGGAGAGTGGCATCAACATGGAGGGGATGTTCATGACAACAGGAAGCATGGTGTCTGTCGTACCAACAGACTCCACCCTGCCAGGGGTGCACTACTTCACTGGAACACCTGACCCTGAGAG GTCTGTTTTCAAACCTTTCATCTTTGTGAAAGACATTAAACAGTTGAAGCAAACTAGCTCTCCCTGTTATGGCCCTGATGACCCTGTGAAGAAGATACCCCGTTTCCAGAGCAAGCCAGATCGCAAACATCCACTGTTTATCAAACACGAGGTGGTGGCTCGAATCATTGACAGCACCAAG gaCAAAGGAAAGAAGATCATGCAGAATATGAGAGTGTTAGAAAAGGAGAAGATGGCTGAGATGGAGAAACTTTTATCAAGTGGTATTGAAGACCCGACTTCAGTTGTGCACCTGTTTTCTAACTCAAGCCAGGAAGAACTGAGCGTGTACAGTAACATTTAG